From the genome of Adhaeribacter pallidiroseus:
AAAGCAACAGAGGTAGTACCATCTACGTCATAATCGCCATAAATAAGCACTTTTTCGTTTTGGTGAATGGCTTCATTTAAACGATCTACCGCTTTATCCATGTCGCGGATCAGGAAAGGATCGTGCAGGTCGTCCAGGGAAGGTCGGAAATAAGCTTTGGCTGACTCGAAAGAGCAAAGGTTACGTTGACAAAGAATGCTGGCCAGCGTGGGACTTATTTTTAAACTATCAGAAATTTGTTTTACGGCAATTTCGTCCGGAACTGGTTTATATACCCATCTTTTCTCCATATCGCTACTGGCGGCTGTACTGCTACGAATACAAAAGTACGGATATTAATAAAGATTTACGGATAGAAGTTTCATATTTGCTTCGGCCCTCCTCAAGTATTTTGTAATTTTTACGAGAGTTTATTTGCATGTATTTTGAAAAACTAAAAGAAATTTACCATAAATACAAAGATTATATTCAAACGGATGCGTTGATGTACCTTTTCTTTATCATTTTTATATTATTCTTATTTATTTTTTTCAGCGATTAAACTCTTGATCAAAGAGGCTTCAACTTTACTACAGAATAGCGTTGTACTTTTCGGTAAATTAATCCGAGAAGGGCTTTGGCCATGAAAATATTGATTGTAGAGGATAACCGCGAATTGGCAGAAACTTTAGTGCATTACTTAAAGCAGGAGGGATACCTCTGCGAAACTGCCTATAATTACCAAACCGCCGAAGAAAAAATACATATTTACGAATACGATGTAATTGTGCTGGATATTACTTTACCGGATGGTAATGGCTTGGAAATTTTAAAGCAACTAAAGCAGAAAAGGCCGGATGAAGGCGTATTGATTATTTCAGCTAAAAACGCTTTAGATGATAAATTAACCGGCTTAAACCTGGGAGCCGATGATTACCTAACCAAGCCCTTTCATTTGGCGGAACTCAACGCCCGTATTCAGTCGTTACTCCGGCGTAAGCGTTTTAACGGCAGTCACGAAATAACGGTGGGCGATTTACGCTTAAATACGGTTACGGCTCAGGTGCTGGTAAAAGAGCAGGAAATTATTTTAACCCGCAAAGAATACGAGTTGCTCTTGTATTTTTTAAGTAACCGGAACCGCATTTTAAACAAAGAAGCTATTGCGGAGCACCTGTGGGGCGACAACATTGATATGGCCGATTCTTTTGATTTTATTTACACGCATATTAAAAATTTACGCAAAAAAATAGCTAGCCATGGCAGCACCAGCAATATTAAATCGGTGTACGGCATGGGATATAAATTTGTAGCCGAATGAGACTCATTACCAAAACAACGCTGTTGTATCTATTAATCACGGCCCTGGTAATTGCGAGCAGCGGTTTAGTATTATACAATATCACTAACAATTTTATTGAGAAACGTATTCGCGATTATTTTCTGCACAAAGAAGAGCGCCTGACCGGTTATCTTTCAGATCCTAATGTTAATTTAGAAGGCATCAATTCTTACAAATCGCAACGCGTAATACTGCGACCTGATTTAAAAATTACGCAGCTTACAAATTACGACCGCGATACTATTCTTTTTAACGAGATGGAAGGAGAACGACAGCCTTTTCGCGCCCGAACTTTAGATAAAGTTGTGAACGGAAAAATGTACCGCATCTCTATGTACATGGCTTTAAAAGAATCGCAGTTGCTGTTGGGCGGAATTATTACCTCGCTCTTTTACGTGTTTCTAGTTTTATTAGCTTTAATGTTGCTGCTTAACTATCTGGCGTCGCGGTATTTGTGGCAACCTTTTAATTATACGCTAGAGCAAATTAAACATTATTCGCTTAATCGGGGAACGAGTTTGGCCGAAGTACGCACCACTACGAAGGAGTTTAAAGAACTTAATAACTTGTTTGCCCAAATGACTAGCCGCATTGAGCAAGATTTTCGGAACATGAAAGAGTTTACCGAAAATATCTCGCACGAAATACAAACTCCTCTGGCTATTATAAAAGCAAAAGTAGAAATGCTGCAAAAGTCGGAGAAGTTAACCAGCGAGCAGGCCAAAACCGCCGGCGCTATTTACCGGGCTACCTCGCATTTGTCTAAGTTAAGCCGAACGCTGGGTTTAATCAGTAAAATTGAAAATCAAGAATTTACCAAGCACGAGCGTCTGGATTTATGCTCTTTTCTAGAACCTTTGCTTTTTAACTTTAAAGAATTAGCGGAGTTAAAACAAGTTAAAGTAAATTTTAAAGCAACCGAAGAAGCCTATATCACCATCGACCCGTATTTGTTAGACGTTTTGCTGAGCAATCTGGTAAAGAATGCCCTTAGCCATAATTATGAAAAAGGCGAAATAACTATTTGCTTACAACAACAACAATTAACTATTTGCAACACCGGCGCTCCGCTCGATTTTCCGGAATGCGAAATATTTGATCGGTTCCGGCGCAATGGTCAAAATTCTTCCTCATTAGGTTTAGGTTTAGCCATTGTTCAAAAAATTTGTACCCTCAATAATCTAGATATTAGCTACCGTTACCAAGAGCCGCTGCACTGTTTTATTTTAAAATTTTAAATTTAGTCCATACCCGATAGACCATAGTCCATGCATGCTCTTTGTTTAATGGCTGTATAGTTGGATTGTTTGCTTATAAATCTGTGGTCTGTGGACCATGGACTATGGACTAATTCACGACATCACCCCGCAGTTTGCGGAAGCGTTTACGGGCGTCTACGGTGTAAATGCTGCCTGGGTATTTTACAATCAAGTCGTTATAAAGGGTTTTGGCTTTTTCAGGATCTTTTACTTGTTCCTCGTAAATAGTAGCCAGCAGAAATAGCGCATCGTCGCTTAAAATATCATACTGCGGGTTCTCCGTAATTTTAGTCAGGTTTCGAATAGCTTCCTGGTAATTACCCGTTTTTAAAAAAACTTTGGCTTTTAGATAAAATATATCATCTGTAAGGCTGTGTTGCGGATATTTTTGCAAAATGGTATTGAGTTGCTGCTGCGCTTCCGGTAATTTATTTTGAAAAATCAGTAGCTCCGTAGCGGCGTATTCTTTTAAAGCCGCCGTGGATGAATCTAAACCAACATTGTCAGTAATAAGCAAGCTTAAATCCATAGCATCATTCGCAATCTCGCGGC
Proteins encoded in this window:
- a CDS encoding response regulator transcription factor — protein: MKILIVEDNRELAETLVHYLKQEGYLCETAYNYQTAEEKIHIYEYDVIVLDITLPDGNGLEILKQLKQKRPDEGVLIISAKNALDDKLTGLNLGADDYLTKPFHLAELNARIQSLLRRKRFNGSHEITVGDLRLNTVTAQVLVKEQEIILTRKEYELLLYFLSNRNRILNKEAIAEHLWGDNIDMADSFDFIYTHIKNLRKKIASHGSTSNIKSVYGMGYKFVAE
- a CDS encoding sensor histidine kinase translates to MRLITKTTLLYLLITALVIASSGLVLYNITNNFIEKRIRDYFLHKEERLTGYLSDPNVNLEGINSYKSQRVILRPDLKITQLTNYDRDTILFNEMEGERQPFRARTLDKVVNGKMYRISMYMALKESQLLLGGIITSLFYVFLVLLALMLLLNYLASRYLWQPFNYTLEQIKHYSLNRGTSLAEVRTTTKEFKELNNLFAQMTSRIEQDFRNMKEFTENISHEIQTPLAIIKAKVEMLQKSEKLTSEQAKTAGAIYRATSHLSKLSRTLGLISKIENQEFTKHERLDLCSFLEPLLFNFKELAELKQVKVNFKATEEAYITIDPYLLDVLLSNLVKNALSHNYEKGEITICLQQQQLTICNTGAPLDFPECEIFDRFRRNGQNSSSLGLGLAIVQKICTLNNLDISYRYQEPLHCFILKF